A stretch of the Mesorhizobium sp. Pch-S genome encodes the following:
- a CDS encoding heparinase II/III family protein, with protein sequence MALAADDTTRLWTLVAKEFWRKTRRSLRAGPVYRWRYSGRTPERVLIAPPDLRLADPQIAHEIYYGRFPLSGHLVETGGLSPFQLDVAHDGWVRSLHGFRWLRHMRAAGTDLAAANARALVSDWIAQHGNRIAGPAWEPATTAKRIIAWQQHSSIVLQGAEFPFYRAFLKTLAVQIRYLRSLAREMPDGKDRLRARVALAFAALSLPAPASALRSATRNLGEELDRQILPDGGHISRNPLTVLEILADLLPLRQTYANQAETPPAALINAIDRMLPALRFFRHHDGSLARFNGMGATIQDRIAAILRHDDTAGAPLLHAPYSGYERLAMGDVTVIADTGTPPPIDVSNSAHAGCLSFELSSGRQHYIVNAGVDTYGAAEFRPLARATAAHSTATLNDTSSARFALSMRLGGLPGSPLLGGPRKVSSERLDDSGRQGFVARHDGYAQRFGILHEREVVLSANGNVLTGRDRFLQAGNSAIRNDGRDGVAVRFHIHPDASLFRDEHDRLVLAAEGGDIWVFTSPQVQPEVEESIFFAGIVGPRRSRQIVLHFHASTQAEVHWQFVRTGTAGFASRT encoded by the coding sequence TTGGCACTCGCTGCCGATGATACGACGCGTCTGTGGACGCTCGTCGCAAAGGAGTTTTGGCGCAAGACGCGCCGGAGCCTGCGCGCCGGGCCTGTCTATCGCTGGCGCTATTCCGGTCGCACACCTGAACGCGTGCTGATCGCGCCGCCCGATCTCAGGCTGGCCGATCCGCAGATCGCGCATGAGATCTACTATGGCCGTTTCCCGCTCTCTGGCCATCTGGTCGAGACCGGAGGCCTGTCGCCATTCCAGCTCGACGTCGCTCATGATGGCTGGGTGCGCTCACTGCATGGTTTCCGCTGGCTTCGCCACATGCGCGCCGCCGGAACCGATCTTGCCGCCGCCAATGCCCGCGCGCTGGTCTCCGACTGGATCGCCCAGCATGGCAATCGCATCGCAGGCCCGGCCTGGGAACCGGCCACCACGGCCAAGCGCATCATCGCCTGGCAGCAGCATTCCTCCATCGTCCTGCAAGGGGCCGAGTTTCCATTCTACCGCGCCTTCCTGAAAACGCTGGCCGTGCAGATTCGCTACCTGCGTTCGCTGGCGCGCGAGATGCCCGATGGCAAGGACAGGCTGCGCGCCCGCGTCGCTCTCGCCTTTGCGGCATTGTCCCTGCCCGCGCCGGCCTCGGCGCTACGCTCGGCCACCCGCAATCTCGGCGAGGAGCTCGACCGCCAGATCCTTCCCGATGGCGGTCATATCTCGCGCAATCCGCTGACCGTCCTGGAGATCCTGGCCGATCTCCTGCCACTGCGCCAGACCTACGCCAATCAGGCCGAGACACCGCCGGCGGCGTTGATCAACGCCATCGACCGAATGCTGCCGGCGCTGCGTTTCTTCCGCCACCATGACGGCAGCCTCGCCCGCTTCAACGGCATGGGTGCCACCATCCAGGACCGGATTGCCGCGATCCTGCGCCATGACGACACCGCCGGCGCCCCTTTGCTGCATGCGCCCTATTCCGGCTACGAGCGGCTGGCCATGGGCGACGTCACGGTGATTGCAGATACGGGCACACCACCGCCGATCGATGTTTCCAATTCCGCCCATGCCGGCTGCCTGTCGTTCGAACTGTCGTCGGGCCGCCAGCACTACATCGTGAATGCCGGGGTGGACACCTACGGCGCCGCCGAATTCCGCCCGCTGGCACGGGCCACCGCCGCGCACTCCACGGCAACGCTCAACGACACATCTTCCGCGCGTTTCGCCCTGTCGATGCGGCTCGGCGGCCTGCCGGGCTCACCCTTGCTCGGAGGTCCGCGCAAAGTCTCGAGCGAACGGCTCGACGACAGCGGCCGCCAGGGCTTCGTCGCCCGGCATGATGGCTATGCGCAGCGCTTCGGAATCCTGCATGAGCGCGAAGTCGTGCTGTCGGCAAACGGCAATGTCCTCACCGGCCGCGACCGTTTCCTGCAAGCCGGGAACAGTGCGATCCGCAATGATGGTCGCGACGGCGTCGCTGTCCGCTTCCATATCCACCCCGACGCCAGCCTGTTCCGCGACGAGCACGACCGGCTCGTGCTTGCCGCCGAGGGTGGCGACATCTGGGTGTTCACCTCGCCGCAGGTACAGCCCGAGGTCGAGGAATCGATTTTCTTCGCCGGTATCGTCGGGCCGCGTCGCAGCCGGCAGATCGTGCTGCATTTCCACGCATCGACGCAAGCGGAAGTGCATTGGCAGTTCGTGCGCACCGGCACGGCCGGCTTTGCCTCAAGGACCTGA